The following coding sequences lie in one Silurus meridionalis isolate SWU-2019-XX chromosome 19, ASM1480568v1, whole genome shotgun sequence genomic window:
- the rbm39a gene encoding RNA-binding protein 39a isoform X1, with translation MADDFDIEAMLEAPFKKDETKSISSNGHEERSKKKKKSRSRSRSREKKRSKSRDRKKSRSREKSRERKRSRSRERKRSRSRERRRSRSRSRERGGRFKTTFSGLKFNGGSRGKTGPLPVIKLSRKKSRSRSPFRRDKSPIRQPIDNLTPEERDARTVFCMQLAARIRPRDLEEFFSAVGKVRDVRMISDRNSRRSKGIAYIEFVDATSVPLAIGLSGQRLLGVPIIVQASQAEKNRAAAMANNLQKGSAGPMRLYVGSLHFNITEDMLRGIFEPFGRIDSIQLMMDSETGRSKGYGFITFSDAECAKKALEQLNGFELAGRPMKVGHVTERTDASTASSFLDNDELERTGIDLGTTGRLQLMARLAEGTGLQIPPAAQQALQMSNSMVAMAAATAAMNPGLSFNINVNLQNTNQPLNLPSQPIATHCFQLSNMFDPNSENDHGWDIEIQDDVIEECNKHGGVIHIYVDKKSTEGNVYVKCPSIPAAMAAVSALHGRWFGGKMIKAAYVPLPTYHNLFPESVQATQLLMPTRR, from the exons ATGGCCGACGACTTTGACATCGAAGCCATGCTTGAGGCGCCCTTTAAAAAG GATGAGACCAAGTCCATAAGTTCCAATGGGCATGAAGAACGGAGCAAGAA gaaaaagaagagcCGAAGTCGTAGCAGAagcagggagaaaaagagaagcaagAGCCGGGACCGCAAGAAGAGCCGAAGCCGGGAGAAGAGTCGTGAGCGAAAGAGGAGCCGGAGCCGGGAAAGGAAACGTAGTCGGAGCCGAGAAAGGAGACGCAGCCGTTCCAGGAGCAGGGAGCGTGGAGGACGCTTCAAAACAACTTT TTCTGGCCTGAAATTTAATGGTGGTTCCAGGGGGAAGACTGGCCCACTGCCTGTCATCAAACTAAG CCGGAAAAAATCTAGGAGTCGCAGCCCTTTTAGACGAGATAAAAGTCCTATCAG acaGCCTATAGATAATCTCACACCAGAGGAAAGAGATGCCCGCACAGTTTTTTGCATGCAGCTTGCCGCCAGAATTCGGCCACGGGATTTGGAAGAATTCTTCTCTGCTGTGGGGAAA gtaaGAGATGTGAGAATGATCTCTGACAGAAACTCCAGAAGGTCTAAGGGAATTGCCTACATTGAATTTGTGGATGCCACCTCTGTACCACTGGCAATTGGTCTGTCTGGCCAAAGGCTTCTCGGCGTACCAATCATAGTTCAGGCTTCACAG GCTGAAAAGAACAGAGCAGCTGCAATGGCCAACAACCTTCAGAAAGGCAGTGCTGGACCTATGAGGCTGTATGTTGGCTCGCTGCATTTTAACATTACAGAGGACATGCTCAGAGGGATATTTGAGCCATTTGGACGg ATTGATAGTATTCAGCTTATGATGGATAGTGAAACGGGGCGATCCAAAGGATATGGCTTTATCACT TTTTCTGATGCAGAGTGTGCAAAGAAAGCCTTAGAACAGCTAAATGGCTTTGAATTGGCTGGCAGGCCAATGAAAGTGGGTCATGTGACTGAGCGCACTGATGCCTCTACTGCCAGCTCTTTCCTGGATAATGATGAACTTGAAAGGACTGGAATTGACCTGGGCACCACTGGGAGGCTGCAGCTGATGGCCAGGCTGGCTGAAG GGACTGGTCTGCAGATTCCTCCTGCTGCACAGCAGGCTCTTCAGATGAGCAACTCCATGGTGGCAATGGCAGCAGCTACag CGGCTATGAATCCTGGATTAAGTTTCAATATCAATGTCAACctacaaaatacaaatcaaCCTCTCAATCTACCATCTCAGCCTATTGCCACACACTGCTTCCAACTTTCCAACATGTTTGATCCAAATTC GGAGAATGACCATGGATGGGATATTGAAATACAAGATGATGTGATTGAAGAATGTAACAAACATGGTGGAGTGATTCATATATATGTGGACAAGAAATCTACTGAG ggaaatgtatatgtaaagtgCCCAAGCATCCCTGCTGCAATGGCTGCTGTTAGTGCACTACATGGACGTTGGTTTGGAG
- the rbm39a gene encoding RNA-binding protein 39a isoform X2: MADDFDIEAMLEAPFKKDETKSISSNGHEERSKKKKKSRSRSRSREKKRSKSRDRKKSRSREKSRERKRSRSRERKRSRSRERRRSRSRSRERGGRFKTTLGKTGPLPVIKLSRKKSRSRSPFRRDKSPIRQPIDNLTPEERDARTVFCMQLAARIRPRDLEEFFSAVGKVRDVRMISDRNSRRSKGIAYIEFVDATSVPLAIGLSGQRLLGVPIIVQASQAEKNRAAAMANNLQKGSAGPMRLYVGSLHFNITEDMLRGIFEPFGRIDSIQLMMDSETGRSKGYGFITFSDAECAKKALEQLNGFELAGRPMKVGHVTERTDASTASSFLDNDELERTGIDLGTTGRLQLMARLAEGTGLQIPPAAQQALQMSNSMVAMAAATAAMNPGLSFNINVNLQNTNQPLNLPSQPIATHCFQLSNMFDPNSENDHGWDIEIQDDVIEECNKHGGVIHIYVDKKSTEGNVYVKCPSIPAAMAAVSALHGRWFGGKMIKAAYVPLPTYHNLFPESVQATQLLMPTRR; the protein is encoded by the exons ATGGCCGACGACTTTGACATCGAAGCCATGCTTGAGGCGCCCTTTAAAAAG GATGAGACCAAGTCCATAAGTTCCAATGGGCATGAAGAACGGAGCAAGAA gaaaaagaagagcCGAAGTCGTAGCAGAagcagggagaaaaagagaagcaagAGCCGGGACCGCAAGAAGAGCCGAAGCCGGGAGAAGAGTCGTGAGCGAAAGAGGAGCCGGAGCCGGGAAAGGAAACGTAGTCGGAGCCGAGAAAGGAGACGCAGCCGTTCCAGGAGCAGGGAGCGTGGAGGACGCTTCAAAACAACTTT GGGGAAGACTGGCCCACTGCCTGTCATCAAACTAAG CCGGAAAAAATCTAGGAGTCGCAGCCCTTTTAGACGAGATAAAAGTCCTATCAG acaGCCTATAGATAATCTCACACCAGAGGAAAGAGATGCCCGCACAGTTTTTTGCATGCAGCTTGCCGCCAGAATTCGGCCACGGGATTTGGAAGAATTCTTCTCTGCTGTGGGGAAA gtaaGAGATGTGAGAATGATCTCTGACAGAAACTCCAGAAGGTCTAAGGGAATTGCCTACATTGAATTTGTGGATGCCACCTCTGTACCACTGGCAATTGGTCTGTCTGGCCAAAGGCTTCTCGGCGTACCAATCATAGTTCAGGCTTCACAG GCTGAAAAGAACAGAGCAGCTGCAATGGCCAACAACCTTCAGAAAGGCAGTGCTGGACCTATGAGGCTGTATGTTGGCTCGCTGCATTTTAACATTACAGAGGACATGCTCAGAGGGATATTTGAGCCATTTGGACGg ATTGATAGTATTCAGCTTATGATGGATAGTGAAACGGGGCGATCCAAAGGATATGGCTTTATCACT TTTTCTGATGCAGAGTGTGCAAAGAAAGCCTTAGAACAGCTAAATGGCTTTGAATTGGCTGGCAGGCCAATGAAAGTGGGTCATGTGACTGAGCGCACTGATGCCTCTACTGCCAGCTCTTTCCTGGATAATGATGAACTTGAAAGGACTGGAATTGACCTGGGCACCACTGGGAGGCTGCAGCTGATGGCCAGGCTGGCTGAAG GGACTGGTCTGCAGATTCCTCCTGCTGCACAGCAGGCTCTTCAGATGAGCAACTCCATGGTGGCAATGGCAGCAGCTACag CGGCTATGAATCCTGGATTAAGTTTCAATATCAATGTCAACctacaaaatacaaatcaaCCTCTCAATCTACCATCTCAGCCTATTGCCACACACTGCTTCCAACTTTCCAACATGTTTGATCCAAATTC GGAGAATGACCATGGATGGGATATTGAAATACAAGATGATGTGATTGAAGAATGTAACAAACATGGTGGAGTGATTCATATATATGTGGACAAGAAATCTACTGAG ggaaatgtatatgtaaagtgCCCAAGCATCCCTGCTGCAATGGCTGCTGTTAGTGCACTACATGGACGTTGGTTTGGAG
- the rbm39a gene encoding RNA-binding protein 39a isoform X3 encodes MKDETKSISSNGHEERSKKKKKSRSRSRSREKKRSKSRDRKKSRSREKSRERKRSRSRERKRSRSRERRRSRSRSRERGGRFKTTFSGLKFNGGSRGKTGPLPVIKLSRKKSRSRSPFRRDKSPIRQPIDNLTPEERDARTVFCMQLAARIRPRDLEEFFSAVGKVRDVRMISDRNSRRSKGIAYIEFVDATSVPLAIGLSGQRLLGVPIIVQASQAEKNRAAAMANNLQKGSAGPMRLYVGSLHFNITEDMLRGIFEPFGRIDSIQLMMDSETGRSKGYGFITFSDAECAKKALEQLNGFELAGRPMKVGHVTERTDASTASSFLDNDELERTGIDLGTTGRLQLMARLAEGTGLQIPPAAQQALQMSNSMVAMAAATAAMNPGLSFNINVNLQNTNQPLNLPSQPIATHCFQLSNMFDPNSENDHGWDIEIQDDVIEECNKHGGVIHIYVDKKSTEGNVYVKCPSIPAAMAAVSALHGRWFGGKMIKAAYVPLPTYHNLFPESVQATQLLMPTRR; translated from the exons ATGAAG GATGAGACCAAGTCCATAAGTTCCAATGGGCATGAAGAACGGAGCAAGAA gaaaaagaagagcCGAAGTCGTAGCAGAagcagggagaaaaagagaagcaagAGCCGGGACCGCAAGAAGAGCCGAAGCCGGGAGAAGAGTCGTGAGCGAAAGAGGAGCCGGAGCCGGGAAAGGAAACGTAGTCGGAGCCGAGAAAGGAGACGCAGCCGTTCCAGGAGCAGGGAGCGTGGAGGACGCTTCAAAACAACTTT TTCTGGCCTGAAATTTAATGGTGGTTCCAGGGGGAAGACTGGCCCACTGCCTGTCATCAAACTAAG CCGGAAAAAATCTAGGAGTCGCAGCCCTTTTAGACGAGATAAAAGTCCTATCAG acaGCCTATAGATAATCTCACACCAGAGGAAAGAGATGCCCGCACAGTTTTTTGCATGCAGCTTGCCGCCAGAATTCGGCCACGGGATTTGGAAGAATTCTTCTCTGCTGTGGGGAAA gtaaGAGATGTGAGAATGATCTCTGACAGAAACTCCAGAAGGTCTAAGGGAATTGCCTACATTGAATTTGTGGATGCCACCTCTGTACCACTGGCAATTGGTCTGTCTGGCCAAAGGCTTCTCGGCGTACCAATCATAGTTCAGGCTTCACAG GCTGAAAAGAACAGAGCAGCTGCAATGGCCAACAACCTTCAGAAAGGCAGTGCTGGACCTATGAGGCTGTATGTTGGCTCGCTGCATTTTAACATTACAGAGGACATGCTCAGAGGGATATTTGAGCCATTTGGACGg ATTGATAGTATTCAGCTTATGATGGATAGTGAAACGGGGCGATCCAAAGGATATGGCTTTATCACT TTTTCTGATGCAGAGTGTGCAAAGAAAGCCTTAGAACAGCTAAATGGCTTTGAATTGGCTGGCAGGCCAATGAAAGTGGGTCATGTGACTGAGCGCACTGATGCCTCTACTGCCAGCTCTTTCCTGGATAATGATGAACTTGAAAGGACTGGAATTGACCTGGGCACCACTGGGAGGCTGCAGCTGATGGCCAGGCTGGCTGAAG GGACTGGTCTGCAGATTCCTCCTGCTGCACAGCAGGCTCTTCAGATGAGCAACTCCATGGTGGCAATGGCAGCAGCTACag CGGCTATGAATCCTGGATTAAGTTTCAATATCAATGTCAACctacaaaatacaaatcaaCCTCTCAATCTACCATCTCAGCCTATTGCCACACACTGCTTCCAACTTTCCAACATGTTTGATCCAAATTC GGAGAATGACCATGGATGGGATATTGAAATACAAGATGATGTGATTGAAGAATGTAACAAACATGGTGGAGTGATTCATATATATGTGGACAAGAAATCTACTGAG ggaaatgtatatgtaaagtgCCCAAGCATCCCTGCTGCAATGGCTGCTGTTAGTGCACTACATGGACGTTGGTTTGGAG
- the rbm39a gene encoding RNA-binding protein 39a isoform X4: protein MADDFDIEAMLEAPFKKDETKSISSNGHEERSKKKKKSRSRSRSREKKRSKSRDRKKSRSREKSRERKRSRSRERKRSRSRERRRSRSRSRERGGRFKTTFRKKSRSRSPFRRDKSPIRQPIDNLTPEERDARTVFCMQLAARIRPRDLEEFFSAVGKVRDVRMISDRNSRRSKGIAYIEFVDATSVPLAIGLSGQRLLGVPIIVQASQAEKNRAAAMANNLQKGSAGPMRLYVGSLHFNITEDMLRGIFEPFGRIDSIQLMMDSETGRSKGYGFITFSDAECAKKALEQLNGFELAGRPMKVGHVTERTDASTASSFLDNDELERTGIDLGTTGRLQLMARLAEGTGLQIPPAAQQALQMSNSMVAMAAATAAMNPGLSFNINVNLQNTNQPLNLPSQPIATHCFQLSNMFDPNSENDHGWDIEIQDDVIEECNKHGGVIHIYVDKKSTEGNVYVKCPSIPAAMAAVSALHGRWFGGKMIKAAYVPLPTYHNLFPESVQATQLLMPTRR, encoded by the exons ATGGCCGACGACTTTGACATCGAAGCCATGCTTGAGGCGCCCTTTAAAAAG GATGAGACCAAGTCCATAAGTTCCAATGGGCATGAAGAACGGAGCAAGAA gaaaaagaagagcCGAAGTCGTAGCAGAagcagggagaaaaagagaagcaagAGCCGGGACCGCAAGAAGAGCCGAAGCCGGGAGAAGAGTCGTGAGCGAAAGAGGAGCCGGAGCCGGGAAAGGAAACGTAGTCGGAGCCGAGAAAGGAGACGCAGCCGTTCCAGGAGCAGGGAGCGTGGAGGACGCTTCAAAACAACTTT CCGGAAAAAATCTAGGAGTCGCAGCCCTTTTAGACGAGATAAAAGTCCTATCAG acaGCCTATAGATAATCTCACACCAGAGGAAAGAGATGCCCGCACAGTTTTTTGCATGCAGCTTGCCGCCAGAATTCGGCCACGGGATTTGGAAGAATTCTTCTCTGCTGTGGGGAAA gtaaGAGATGTGAGAATGATCTCTGACAGAAACTCCAGAAGGTCTAAGGGAATTGCCTACATTGAATTTGTGGATGCCACCTCTGTACCACTGGCAATTGGTCTGTCTGGCCAAAGGCTTCTCGGCGTACCAATCATAGTTCAGGCTTCACAG GCTGAAAAGAACAGAGCAGCTGCAATGGCCAACAACCTTCAGAAAGGCAGTGCTGGACCTATGAGGCTGTATGTTGGCTCGCTGCATTTTAACATTACAGAGGACATGCTCAGAGGGATATTTGAGCCATTTGGACGg ATTGATAGTATTCAGCTTATGATGGATAGTGAAACGGGGCGATCCAAAGGATATGGCTTTATCACT TTTTCTGATGCAGAGTGTGCAAAGAAAGCCTTAGAACAGCTAAATGGCTTTGAATTGGCTGGCAGGCCAATGAAAGTGGGTCATGTGACTGAGCGCACTGATGCCTCTACTGCCAGCTCTTTCCTGGATAATGATGAACTTGAAAGGACTGGAATTGACCTGGGCACCACTGGGAGGCTGCAGCTGATGGCCAGGCTGGCTGAAG GGACTGGTCTGCAGATTCCTCCTGCTGCACAGCAGGCTCTTCAGATGAGCAACTCCATGGTGGCAATGGCAGCAGCTACag CGGCTATGAATCCTGGATTAAGTTTCAATATCAATGTCAACctacaaaatacaaatcaaCCTCTCAATCTACCATCTCAGCCTATTGCCACACACTGCTTCCAACTTTCCAACATGTTTGATCCAAATTC GGAGAATGACCATGGATGGGATATTGAAATACAAGATGATGTGATTGAAGAATGTAACAAACATGGTGGAGTGATTCATATATATGTGGACAAGAAATCTACTGAG ggaaatgtatatgtaaagtgCCCAAGCATCCCTGCTGCAATGGCTGCTGTTAGTGCACTACATGGACGTTGGTTTGGAG
- the rbm39a gene encoding RNA-binding protein 39a isoform X5 encodes MQLAARIRPRDLEEFFSAVGKVRDVRMISDRNSRRSKGIAYIEFVDATSVPLAIGLSGQRLLGVPIIVQASQAEKNRAAAMANNLQKGSAGPMRLYVGSLHFNITEDMLRGIFEPFGRIDSIQLMMDSETGRSKGYGFITFSDAECAKKALEQLNGFELAGRPMKVGHVTERTDASTASSFLDNDELERTGIDLGTTGRLQLMARLAEGTGLQIPPAAQQALQMSNSMVAMAAATAAMNPGLSFNINVNLQNTNQPLNLPSQPIATHCFQLSNMFDPNSENDHGWDIEIQDDVIEECNKHGGVIHIYVDKKSTEGNVYVKCPSIPAAMAAVSALHGRWFGGKMIKAAYVPLPTYHNLFPESVQATQLLMPTRR; translated from the exons ATGCAGCTTGCCGCCAGAATTCGGCCACGGGATTTGGAAGAATTCTTCTCTGCTGTGGGGAAA gtaaGAGATGTGAGAATGATCTCTGACAGAAACTCCAGAAGGTCTAAGGGAATTGCCTACATTGAATTTGTGGATGCCACCTCTGTACCACTGGCAATTGGTCTGTCTGGCCAAAGGCTTCTCGGCGTACCAATCATAGTTCAGGCTTCACAG GCTGAAAAGAACAGAGCAGCTGCAATGGCCAACAACCTTCAGAAAGGCAGTGCTGGACCTATGAGGCTGTATGTTGGCTCGCTGCATTTTAACATTACAGAGGACATGCTCAGAGGGATATTTGAGCCATTTGGACGg ATTGATAGTATTCAGCTTATGATGGATAGTGAAACGGGGCGATCCAAAGGATATGGCTTTATCACT TTTTCTGATGCAGAGTGTGCAAAGAAAGCCTTAGAACAGCTAAATGGCTTTGAATTGGCTGGCAGGCCAATGAAAGTGGGTCATGTGACTGAGCGCACTGATGCCTCTACTGCCAGCTCTTTCCTGGATAATGATGAACTTGAAAGGACTGGAATTGACCTGGGCACCACTGGGAGGCTGCAGCTGATGGCCAGGCTGGCTGAAG GGACTGGTCTGCAGATTCCTCCTGCTGCACAGCAGGCTCTTCAGATGAGCAACTCCATGGTGGCAATGGCAGCAGCTACag CGGCTATGAATCCTGGATTAAGTTTCAATATCAATGTCAACctacaaaatacaaatcaaCCTCTCAATCTACCATCTCAGCCTATTGCCACACACTGCTTCCAACTTTCCAACATGTTTGATCCAAATTC GGAGAATGACCATGGATGGGATATTGAAATACAAGATGATGTGATTGAAGAATGTAACAAACATGGTGGAGTGATTCATATATATGTGGACAAGAAATCTACTGAG ggaaatgtatatgtaaagtgCCCAAGCATCCCTGCTGCAATGGCTGCTGTTAGTGCACTACATGGACGTTGGTTTGGAG